The following are from one region of the Hymenobacter radiodurans genome:
- the purD gene encoding phosphoribosylamine--glycine ligase — protein sequence MSTNSKHIVLLGGGAREHAMAWKLTLDGATVHVLPGNGGIPNSLPEISPLDFPAVENFCREHDIKLIVVGPEAPLAAGVTDYFAKTDIRVFGPTRQGALLESSKVWSKKFMRRHGVATGMSWTFRSDEMQAARAKAAELGGNLVIKYDGLAAGKGVYVCSSVDEANEALTELQDQHPEWFSFLLEEKLSGPEISIIGITDGNRIRLLSPSQDHKQLLAGDKGPNTGGMGAYCPVPFADDNVLAAIRRDIVDPTMRGLQAEPFDFKGFIYFGIMLTPQGPKLLEYNARLGDPEAQVLLPALRSSLLELIEATLNGNLAQTTVWQRNGTFIGVVLASGGYPAVSFPTGFLISGLENEANFAPQTLVFHGATRRQADGQLTTSGGRVLTVVSRGNDLEDAVQQVYAECKKVTFEGVYYRSDIGQRPMPELTAAKF from the coding sequence TTGAGCACCAACTCCAAACATATCGTTCTCCTCGGCGGCGGGGCCCGTGAACACGCCATGGCGTGGAAGCTGACCCTCGACGGTGCTACCGTGCACGTGCTGCCCGGTAACGGCGGCATCCCGAATAGCCTCCCCGAAATTAGCCCCCTAGACTTCCCGGCGGTAGAAAATTTCTGCCGAGAACACGACATCAAGCTTATCGTAGTAGGTCCTGAAGCTCCGCTGGCCGCTGGCGTTACAGACTACTTTGCCAAGACGGATATTCGGGTGTTTGGGCCAACGCGGCAGGGAGCATTGTTGGAAAGCTCCAAGGTGTGGAGCAAGAAATTCATGCGCCGCCACGGCGTAGCAACGGGCATGTCCTGGACCTTTCGTAGCGACGAAATGCAAGCTGCCCGCGCCAAAGCGGCTGAGCTGGGGGGCAATTTGGTGATCAAATACGACGGCCTAGCCGCTGGCAAAGGGGTGTACGTGTGCAGCTCCGTGGACGAGGCCAATGAGGCCCTGACCGAGCTACAAGACCAGCACCCCGAGTGGTTTTCGTTTCTGTTGGAAGAAAAGCTGAGCGGCCCCGAAATCAGTATCATCGGCATCACCGATGGCAACCGCATTCGGCTGCTGTCACCCTCCCAGGATCATAAGCAGCTGCTGGCCGGCGACAAAGGCCCGAACACCGGCGGCATGGGTGCTTATTGCCCCGTACCCTTCGCCGATGACAACGTGCTGGCCGCCATCCGCCGCGACATCGTGGACCCCACCATGCGCGGCCTGCAAGCCGAACCATTTGACTTCAAAGGCTTTATCTACTTCGGCATCATGCTCACTCCGCAAGGTCCGAAGCTGCTGGAATACAATGCCCGCCTCGGCGACCCCGAAGCGCAGGTATTGTTGCCGGCGCTGAGAAGCAGCTTGCTAGAACTGATAGAAGCCACGCTCAACGGCAACTTGGCTCAAACGACGGTATGGCAGCGCAACGGCACTTTTATCGGTGTGGTGTTAGCCTCTGGCGGTTATCCAGCCGTAAGTTTCCCAACCGGCTTTCTTATCAGCGGCCTAGAAAACGAAGCCAATTTTGCCCCCCAGACCTTGGTTTTCCACGGCGCGACTCGCCGTCAAGCTGATGGGCAGCTCACCACAAGCGGCGGCCGGGTTCTGACGGTGGTTTCGCGGGGTAATGACCTGGAAGATGCTGTGCAGCAAGTGTATGCCGAGTGCAAAAAGGTTACCTTTGAGGGTGTTTACTACCGCTCCGATATCGGCCAACGCCCCATGCCGGAACTGACGGCTGCTAAGTTTTAG
- the purN gene encoding phosphoribosylglycinamide formyltransferase, which translates to MSQTPSPSENRPTPFLPEGTRSEQTRGLEREGEQPSAPRKQRLAILLSGRGSNMVALVDSVQMGALRELAEVAVVFSNNPDAPGLATAAALGCQTASLAPAGRKRADYDAAVVQILREYELDYLVLAGYMRILSPVLVRAYAGRILNIHPADTHQHQGLHAYEWAFENKLPETKITVHLVDEGLDTGPVLAQRPVDLRGANTLSEVERRGLLVEHELYADTLVRLFRGQISPSTPASCPAAPPDNRQLTTEN; encoded by the coding sequence ATGAGCCAGACTCCTTCTCCCAGCGAAAATCGGCCTACGCCCTTCCTTCCCGAAGGAACGCGCTCTGAGCAGACGCGAGGACTAGAGAGGGAAGGGGAGCAGCCCAGCGCTCCGCGCAAGCAGCGCTTGGCCATTTTGCTGTCCGGTCGAGGTTCCAATATGGTGGCGCTGGTCGATTCTGTACAAATGGGCGCCCTGCGCGAACTTGCAGAGGTGGCCGTGGTGTTCAGCAACAATCCTGACGCGCCGGGCTTAGCTACGGCCGCTGCCCTGGGCTGTCAAACGGCTAGCTTGGCCCCCGCCGGCCGCAAACGAGCCGATTATGATGCGGCGGTGGTGCAAATACTGCGAGAGTATGAGCTTGATTATCTGGTATTAGCCGGCTATATGCGCATTCTCTCCCCGGTGCTAGTGCGAGCTTACGCCGGGCGCATTCTGAATATTCACCCCGCTGATACGCATCAGCACCAAGGCCTGCACGCCTACGAGTGGGCCTTTGAAAACAAGCTTCCCGAAACAAAAATCACCGTCCACCTCGTGGATGAAGGCCTCGACACCGGCCCCGTGTTAGCCCAGCGCCCCGTTGATCTGCGGGGGGCAAATACGCTGTCTGAAGTCGAGCGTCGCGGCCTGCTCGTAGAGCACGAGCTGTACGCTGATACGCTGGTGCGCTTGTTCCGAGGCCAGATTTCCCCTTCCACCCCCGCCAGCTGCCCGGCCGCCCCGCCTGACAACCGGCAACTGACAACAGAGAATTGA
- the purF gene encoding amidophosphoribosyltransferase, with amino-acid sequence MCGIVGFYGPEPVAADIVVGLTALQHRGQDAAGIVTFDDNFHLCKGNGLVNDVFKPKHIKKLKGNIGIGHVRYTTQGSNDSELAQPFTTSYPFGLGMVHNGNVINFREVAQRLHDKYHVLPKTSNDLELIMYTFASELRIKDLDHLSVIDIFDAVETTQELVKGAYATITVIAGHGLLAFNDPLGIRPLVLGCRQTPDGPVYAFASESTCFDYLGFDFVKNVGPGQAIFIDKDLKVHYKNPYNVPKAFCVFEHIYFAREDSVIHGRLVARERVRLGKILARKVKAAGIEPDMVIDVPSSGYFAASGLAEAIGVPYRRGLVKNNHMGRSFIVSSQAGREDVVKKKLNPIREFVEGKKVAVVDDSIVRGTTSRRIVRILRDAGALEVYFISSAPPIVSPCIYGIDMAMSTELIAANYTEEEICRYIEADKVIYQDLSDLQDLFAEERGHGGCFACFSGRYPTGDVTKYLRHIQEERESHRDKKDRHQVVSSVSAKAPEPTEH; translated from the coding sequence ATGTGCGGAATAGTTGGTTTTTACGGTCCTGAGCCAGTAGCCGCGGACATTGTAGTTGGCTTAACGGCCCTGCAACACCGCGGCCAGGATGCGGCCGGTATTGTCACCTTCGACGATAATTTCCACCTCTGCAAAGGCAACGGGCTCGTCAATGACGTGTTCAAGCCCAAGCATATAAAGAAGCTCAAAGGCAACATTGGCATCGGCCATGTGCGCTACACTACCCAAGGCTCCAATGATTCGGAGCTGGCCCAGCCTTTTACCACCAGCTACCCCTTCGGCCTGGGCATGGTACACAACGGCAACGTGATCAACTTCCGCGAAGTAGCTCAGCGCCTGCATGATAAGTACCACGTGCTGCCCAAAACCAGCAACGACCTGGAGCTCATCATGTATACCTTCGCCTCGGAGCTGCGCATCAAAGACCTCGACCACCTCTCGGTAATCGACATCTTCGATGCCGTTGAGACCACGCAGGAACTGGTAAAAGGGGCTTACGCGACCATCACCGTTATTGCCGGCCACGGCCTACTGGCCTTCAACGACCCGCTGGGAATCCGTCCGCTGGTGCTCGGCTGCCGCCAAACGCCCGACGGGCCAGTATACGCCTTCGCCTCGGAGAGCACCTGCTTTGATTACCTGGGCTTTGACTTCGTGAAAAACGTAGGACCTGGTCAGGCCATCTTCATTGATAAAGACCTCAAAGTCCACTACAAGAACCCCTACAATGTGCCCAAAGCGTTCTGCGTATTTGAGCACATTTACTTTGCCCGCGAAGACTCCGTTATTCATGGCCGCCTAGTAGCGCGTGAGCGTGTTCGGTTGGGTAAAATACTGGCCCGCAAGGTGAAAGCTGCCGGAATTGAACCTGATATGGTAATTGACGTGCCATCGTCGGGCTACTTCGCGGCTTCTGGTTTGGCCGAAGCCATCGGCGTGCCCTACCGGCGCGGACTGGTGAAAAACAACCACATGGGTCGCAGCTTCATTGTCAGCAGTCAGGCCGGCCGTGAGGATGTGGTCAAGAAAAAGCTCAACCCTATTCGCGAGTTTGTGGAGGGCAAAAAAGTAGCTGTGGTCGACGACAGTATCGTGCGCGGCACTACCTCGCGGCGCATCGTGCGCATCCTGCGCGATGCCGGTGCGTTGGAAGTATACTTCATCTCTTCCGCGCCGCCCATCGTGAGCCCCTGCATCTACGGCATCGATATGGCCATGAGCACCGAGCTGATTGCCGCCAACTACACGGAGGAAGAAATCTGCCGCTACATCGAGGCTGATAAGGTTATCTATCAGGACTTGAGTGACTTACAAGATTTATTTGCCGAAGAGCGCGGCCACGGCGGTTGCTTCGCCTGCTTCTCCGGCCGCTACCCCACCGGCGACGTCACCAAGTACCTGCGCCACATCCAAGAGGAGCGCGAAAGCCACCGCGACAAAAAAGACCGTCACCAAGTAGTGTCATCAGTAAGTGCCAAGGCTCCCGAGCCAACGGAACACTAG
- a CDS encoding AIR synthase related protein: MSTASSKPAGYDIDLGNACSRNAYAWAKKTFPNRAGQPGEPAQDLDGGFSNEICFGQERLGISSDGIGTKIEVAERVGRFDTLGYDLIAMVADDLIAGGFVPSNLSNIIDVNTLDYDVIDELMRGLHDAANFSRIAVTGGEIAELGNRIGGWPGARMNFNWCSTAVGALHPSLKSPLSGATAQAGHAVVSLRSPSFRSNGFSLARRTLQGLYGDNWHTAPYTGSDAAELGNTWGKYYWLRP; the protein is encoded by the coding sequence ATGTCCACTGCTTCCTCCAAACCTGCCGGCTACGACATCGACCTCGGCAACGCCTGCTCCCGCAACGCCTATGCCTGGGCTAAGAAAACCTTCCCCAACCGCGCCGGCCAGCCCGGCGAGCCGGCGCAGGATCTGGACGGTGGCTTTTCCAACGAAATTTGCTTTGGGCAGGAGCGCCTGGGCATCAGCTCCGACGGTATCGGTACCAAAATAGAAGTGGCCGAGCGGGTGGGGCGGTTTGATACCTTGGGCTACGACCTGATTGCCATGGTGGCCGACGACCTGATTGCCGGCGGCTTCGTGCCCAGCAATCTGTCGAACATCATCGACGTGAATACCCTGGATTACGACGTAATCGACGAGCTGATGCGGGGCTTGCACGATGCGGCCAACTTCAGCCGCATTGCCGTGACGGGGGGCGAAATTGCCGAGCTGGGCAACCGGATTGGCGGCTGGCCCGGCGCCCGCATGAACTTCAATTGGTGCTCTACGGCCGTAGGCGCCTTGCATCCGTCGCTAAAAAGCCCCCTAAGCGGCGCCACCGCCCAGGCTGGCCACGCAGTAGTATCACTTCGCTCCCCCAGCTTCCGCTCCAACGGCTTTTCCCTGGCGCGTCGTACGTTGCAAGGTCTCTACGGCGACAACTGGCACACGGCGCCTTACACGGGCTCTGACGCTGCAGAGCTAGGCAACACGTGGGGGAAGTACTACTGGCTCCGTCCCTGA
- a CDS encoding AIR synthase-related protein — MGEVLLAPSLIYAPAVARLLDAGLVLHGIAHITGGGIADNFQRVLKNNGVGAELDNLFEPLPAMQNLTKLAGISPADAYLYWNMGNGMLLVTEEAQAAAVVSQLQADGYQAQVAGRITAEPGIKLKVEAGELTY; from the coding sequence GTGGGGGAAGTACTACTGGCTCCGTCCCTGATCTACGCGCCCGCCGTAGCCCGCCTCCTCGACGCTGGCCTAGTTCTGCACGGCATTGCCCACATCACCGGCGGCGGCATTGCCGATAACTTCCAGCGCGTACTCAAAAACAACGGTGTCGGTGCCGAACTGGATAACCTGTTCGAACCCCTGCCCGCCATGCAGAATCTCACCAAACTAGCCGGCATCTCGCCCGCCGACGCTTACCTCTACTGGAACATGGGCAACGGTATGCTACTCGTCACCGAAGAAGCTCAAGCCGCCGCCGTTGTAAGCCAGCTGCAAGCCGATGGCTACCAGGCCCAAGTGGCAGGCCGCATCACTGCCGAGCCGGGTATCAAGCTGAAAGTGGAGGCTGGTGAACTGACGTATTAG
- a CDS encoding SDR family oxidoreductase — translation MILITGATGQLGTAVLHTLLHKTAATQLAALVRNEQKATDLQAQGVSIRVGNYTDVASLDKAMQGVEKVLLISGGGEDDALQQHYNVVDAAKRASVRCLAYTSRALKNPSTLANQLMVRHFQTEDYIQASGLNYIFFRNILYMDTLPLFTGPRVFETGIRLPAGQGRVAYALRSEMGEAIANVLLGSTCDNRTYHFTGSEAYSFADVAAALAAAAGKPVTYTPIEQGAFATSMQERGVPELAIQRTAGFMADIKHGQEAEVSSDLEMALGRKPTSLKEGVKLLYKL, via the coding sequence ATGATCCTGATAACTGGCGCTACCGGGCAGCTCGGCACGGCTGTACTGCACACTCTCCTGCATAAAACCGCCGCCACTCAGTTGGCCGCCCTGGTGCGCAACGAGCAAAAAGCCACCGACCTGCAAGCGCAGGGCGTAAGTATCCGTGTAGGCAATTACACGGATGTAGCCTCGCTGGACAAAGCCATGCAAGGCGTTGAAAAAGTGCTGCTTATCTCCGGTGGCGGCGAAGACGATGCGCTCCAGCAGCACTACAACGTGGTAGATGCCGCCAAGCGGGCCAGCGTGCGCTGCTTGGCCTACACGAGTCGCGCGCTGAAAAATCCCAGCACCTTGGCCAACCAGCTGATGGTACGGCACTTCCAGACGGAAGACTACATCCAGGCGAGCGGCTTGAACTATATTTTCTTCCGCAATATCCTGTATATGGATACTTTGCCGCTGTTCACCGGGCCGCGCGTGTTCGAAACCGGCATTCGCCTGCCCGCGGGCCAGGGCCGGGTAGCCTACGCCTTGCGCAGCGAAATGGGCGAGGCCATTGCCAACGTATTGCTCGGAAGCACTTGCGACAACCGTACCTACCACTTCACTGGCAGCGAGGCGTACTCCTTCGCCGACGTAGCCGCCGCCCTGGCCGCCGCCGCCGGGAAGCCAGTAACCTACACGCCCATCGAGCAAGGCGCCTTTGCCACCAGCATGCAGGAGCGCGGGGTGCCGGAGCTTGCCATCCAACGAACCGCCGGCTTTATGGCCGACATCAAGCACGGGCAAGAAGCCGAAGTAAGCTCCGATTTGGAAATGGCACTTGGTCGAAAACCCACTTCCCTTAAGGAAGGAGTAAAATTGCTTTATAAGCTGTAG
- a CDS encoding AraC family transcriptional regulator — translation MSERIPTYQLQAFASYNDAPTEVYFPDYASVKPQIPLDRPYRGDYYKISLCLRGTAELKANLETYTVTPNCLVLATPDVIKQWLHIPADYETLSVFFTKEFITANNAATGKLRFLVAPTTYVLSLSAAEAASLAVSLRFLQQKYYSSTAERDNILKNIINSLLFEIGALYEQQPAPLPTGKPRSQLLATAFKQLVQTHSATARGVAFYASQLCITPKHLTELVKDATGRTAGDWITAAAVLEAKTLLQNPALSIQQVAASLHFTDQFAFSRFFKKSTGLSPTAYRQAG, via the coding sequence TTGCCAGCTATAACGACGCGCCTACGGAGGTGTATTTCCCGGATTATGCATCCGTTAAGCCCCAGATTCCCCTGGACCGCCCCTACCGCGGCGACTATTACAAAATCAGCCTGTGCTTACGGGGAACGGCTGAGCTAAAAGCGAACTTAGAAACGTACACTGTAACCCCCAACTGCTTGGTGCTGGCTACGCCGGATGTGATTAAGCAGTGGCTGCACATCCCCGCTGATTACGAAACGCTGTCCGTCTTTTTCACTAAAGAGTTTATCACGGCCAACAATGCGGCGACGGGGAAGCTCCGCTTTTTGGTGGCGCCCACAACCTACGTGCTTTCGTTGTCGGCGGCGGAGGCGGCTAGCTTAGCGGTTTCCCTGCGCTTTTTGCAACAGAAGTATTATTCCTCTACTGCTGAGCGAGATAACATCCTGAAGAACATCATCAACAGCCTGCTCTTTGAGATTGGCGCCCTCTACGAGCAGCAGCCCGCGCCCCTCCCGACGGGCAAACCTCGCAGCCAATTGCTGGCAACGGCCTTCAAGCAGCTCGTGCAGACGCATAGCGCCACGGCGCGGGGCGTCGCCTTTTACGCCAGCCAGCTGTGTATCACACCCAAGCACCTCACGGAGCTGGTCAAAGACGCAACCGGCCGCACCGCGGGCGACTGGATAACCGCCGCCGCGGTGCTGGAAGCCAAGACCTTGCTGCAAAACCCGGCGCTGAGTATTCAGCAGGTCGCGGCCAGCCTGCACTTCACCGACCAGTTTGCCTTCAGCCGATTTTTCAAAAAAAGCACTGGGCTTTCCCCCACGGCATACCGGCAGGCAGGCTGA